In Acidobacteriota bacterium, the following are encoded in one genomic region:
- a CDS encoding TrbC/VirB2 family protein: protein MPTVSGVCRIASKFAPFRRGIPTLLLLLQESALLAQGTGTSPWVMAVDELSKTFTGPLAKGLSLIAIVVGGLMFAYGEGGSKRAMAGTIFGLGMALGAANFMKWLFGV from the coding sequence ATGCCGACTGTCTCCGGTGTGTGCCGAATTGCGTCCAAGTTTGCCCCTTTTCGCAGGGGTATTCCAACTTTGCTTCTGCTGCTTCAAGAGAGTGCCCTGCTGGCTCAAGGGACCGGAACAAGCCCTTGGGTCATGGCCGTCGACGAATTGTCGAAAACGTTTACAGGCCCATTGGCGAAAGGGCTGTCACTCATCGCCATTGTGGTCGGAGGTTTGATGTTTGCTTACGGTGAAGGTGGATCCAAGCGAGCCATGGCCGGCACCATTTTCGGGCTGGGCATGGCTCTGGGGGCTGCCAATTTCATGAAGTGGCTATTTGGGGTGTGA
- a CDS encoding VirB3 family type IV secretion system protein — MTGKRRWNGYPVLSRPLMILGVERRWFLLSATLAVSLWNAGDSLLAAILVLALLLATGRLAWKQDPNMLSLLREAARSKVRYDPGKWAETPWYLDLR, encoded by the coding sequence ATGACAGGAAAACGCCGATGGAACGGCTATCCCGTCCTCAGCCGACCGCTGATGATTCTGGGCGTGGAACGGCGCTGGTTTCTCTTGAGCGCGACACTGGCAGTGTCGCTTTGGAATGCCGGTGACTCACTTCTGGCAGCAATACTTGTTCTGGCATTGCTGCTTGCTACCGGCCGGCTGGCTTGGAAGCAGGATCCCAATATGCTGAGCCTGTTGCGGGAAGCCGCCCGATCCAAAGTGCGGTACGACCCCGGCAAATGGGCGGAAACGCCCTGGTACCTGGATCTCCGGTAG
- a CDS encoding DUF87 domain-containing protein yields the protein MNMNSEARDYGRSGALAEEIPYWGWLPDGTTCLTRAGELLAAGRLAPMGIDGRRPEHLDRVLDRWQRLLSDIGPRTRLYFYLLRRPSRWNEIPQHGGDVSKLSQHQRRLFLAGRIREMQTFLVWCHDPQLRSAVNRESGWTSFARSWLARQGGIPETAYLYAAIQTAADGFRQLVQAHRALVEDLTPIELLTPKSGSCLLSELINRPGTSWDGATGSGLNWRLALSELEAERRHLRLDGEPVILYSLLSPPGQASANLLNDLYCLDATLTVSLEWRPLELDQARKRIRSARRHYFAKRYSLAAHMQEKEGTDTAMVDSAAEVESERLGEALVELEADGIAYGEMALCIALHGELGEIERLDGDVRRIFSSHDAKVIREGYGQLPAWFCRWPAQPRKRQVRTLFGSAGLAACLAPIFGPPVGYSTSRHLRRPALAVLETRWQTPFHYDLFDGDVGHTLVLGATGSGKSFLLNFLLVSALQYQPRVLILDLGGSYRWLTAFLGGSYLEMAPSGALNPAFQLRPFSLPRTERSFQFLTGWVVRLLRLGGWTVEGDDTNEIRSRVQDLYLFSPDRRTLSALVRALPSKMWPAMSRWHGDGAWASYFDHSAAGADLDLKDWQVIDLAGAAEHEDLCEAALFYLLERLRLQLEDPADIARVKLMVVDEAWRYLRDPAVVAYLAESAKTWRKRNAALVMATQSAADITGTAGAEPLLESMPTKIFLANPDLPTQAGRMFQLNEGEFELVRELVPKRELYLRRPSLTGVLRLNVDPKSYWLYTSSPPDAERRSDFIQRYGLKQGIERLSKGVAG from the coding sequence ATGAACATGAATTCTGAAGCCCGGGACTACGGTAGATCGGGAGCCCTTGCCGAAGAGATCCCCTATTGGGGGTGGCTGCCGGACGGAACAACCTGTCTCACTCGAGCGGGCGAACTCCTGGCCGCCGGCCGGTTGGCGCCTATGGGGATCGATGGACGGCGGCCCGAACACTTGGATCGAGTGCTGGATCGCTGGCAGCGGTTGCTGTCCGACATCGGTCCTCGCACGCGGCTTTACTTCTATCTCCTTCGCCGGCCCAGTCGGTGGAATGAGATCCCGCAGCATGGTGGCGACGTCAGCAAGCTTTCCCAGCATCAAAGGCGCCTGTTCCTGGCAGGTCGGATTCGGGAGATGCAGACCTTTCTGGTGTGGTGCCATGACCCACAGTTGAGGTCTGCGGTCAATCGGGAGTCCGGCTGGACGTCCTTCGCACGCAGTTGGCTGGCTCGACAGGGCGGAATTCCCGAAACGGCGTACCTTTATGCAGCCATTCAAACCGCAGCGGATGGTTTTCGCCAGCTTGTGCAAGCCCATCGGGCCCTGGTGGAGGATCTCACTCCCATTGAATTGCTGACTCCCAAGTCTGGATCGTGCCTGTTGAGCGAGTTGATCAACCGTCCCGGCACTTCCTGGGATGGAGCCACCGGAAGCGGGCTCAACTGGCGCCTGGCCCTTTCCGAGCTGGAGGCGGAACGCCGCCATCTTCGCCTGGATGGCGAGCCGGTCATTCTCTACTCCCTTCTGTCCCCACCTGGCCAAGCCTCTGCGAATCTGCTCAACGATCTCTATTGCCTGGATGCCACTCTGACGGTTTCCCTGGAATGGAGGCCTCTGGAGCTGGACCAGGCTCGGAAGAGAATTCGATCGGCTCGCCGACACTATTTCGCCAAGCGCTACTCCCTTGCAGCTCACATGCAGGAGAAGGAAGGAACGGATACGGCAATGGTGGACTCGGCTGCCGAGGTCGAGTCCGAGCGGCTCGGGGAAGCGCTGGTGGAACTCGAAGCCGACGGGATTGCTTATGGTGAAATGGCGCTCTGTATTGCATTGCACGGAGAACTGGGAGAGATCGAACGCCTGGACGGCGATGTGCGACGTATCTTTTCCTCTCACGACGCCAAAGTCATCCGGGAGGGATACGGACAGTTGCCCGCCTGGTTCTGCCGCTGGCCGGCCCAGCCCAGGAAGCGTCAGGTTCGCACCCTGTTCGGTTCCGCCGGCCTGGCCGCCTGCCTGGCTCCCATCTTCGGTCCTCCGGTCGGATACTCGACCAGCAGGCACTTGCGGCGTCCCGCATTGGCGGTCCTGGAAACCCGCTGGCAAACCCCCTTTCACTACGACCTCTTTGACGGCGACGTGGGACACACGCTGGTGCTCGGGGCGACCGGAAGCGGCAAGTCGTTCCTGCTGAATTTCCTGCTTGTCTCAGCCCTTCAGTACCAACCCAGGGTTCTGATACTCGACCTGGGTGGATCCTACCGTTGGCTCACGGCCTTTCTGGGGGGAAGCTACCTGGAGATGGCTCCCTCCGGAGCACTCAATCCTGCCTTTCAATTAAGGCCGTTCTCCCTACCTCGCACCGAGCGATCCTTTCAATTCCTCACCGGTTGGGTGGTTCGCCTGTTGCGACTGGGCGGGTGGACGGTGGAAGGCGACGACACCAATGAAATTCGCAGCCGCGTTCAAGACCTCTATCTCTTCTCTCCCGATCGGCGCACATTGAGCGCCCTGGTGCGAGCCCTTCCCAGCAAGATGTGGCCGGCAATGTCGCGCTGGCATGGCGATGGAGCCTGGGCAAGCTATTTCGACCACTCCGCCGCTGGGGCGGATCTCGATCTGAAAGACTGGCAGGTTATCGATCTGGCTGGAGCGGCTGAACATGAGGACCTCTGCGAAGCAGCCCTGTTTTACCTGCTCGAACGCCTGCGCCTGCAGTTGGAAGACCCTGCCGACATCGCCCGGGTGAAGCTCATGGTAGTGGACGAGGCTTGGCGCTATCTGCGCGATCCTGCCGTCGTGGCTTACCTGGCCGAATCTGCGAAGACCTGGCGCAAACGCAACGCTGCCCTGGTCATGGCCACCCAGTCAGCAGCGGATATCACCGGAACCGCTGGTGCCGAACCGCTCCTGGAGTCGATGCCGACCAAGATATTTCTGGCCAACCCGGATTTGCCGACTCAGGCCGGCCGGATGTTTCAGCTCAATGAAGGGGAATTTGAACTTGTCAGAGAATTGGTTCCCAAGCGGGAGCTCTACCTGCGGCGTCCGAGTTTGACCGGAGTACTGCGGCTGAACGTGGATCCAAAGAGCTACTGGCTATATACCTCCTCGCCGCCTGATGCGGAAAGGCGGAGCGATTTCATCCAGCGATACGGGTTGAAACAGGGCATTGAACGGTTGTCCAAGGGAGTGGCGGGATGA
- a CDS encoding TrbG/VirB9 family P-type conjugative transfer protein codes for MNAALPTGIPFPTIAFLVVCWTVLSGVATGSGVLRVNERQDQIIEIRAKVRHTTVLVLPKTENILDFVVGDSDYWHLSGAANLAYLKPIATGVRTNVTLVCASGRIYTFLASEGAESPHLVVRIERTGGGYGHAAESPHKPAFVSRSMVEGYQYAARQANEAALAAKSDAEARVNEAKQEAAKTIDQFRSSYPARLKWPYRLEKRAFERPFLVEALWHDGQFTYLRCQAQESPALYELKDGSPNLVSYDLSQDGLYVVRHVLGDGWLAIGNNKAKWRFVDAGLQP; via the coding sequence ATGAACGCAGCACTACCCACGGGAATTCCGTTTCCCACCATCGCGTTCCTGGTGGTCTGCTGGACTGTGCTGTCAGGAGTCGCGACCGGAAGTGGCGTGCTTCGAGTCAATGAGAGGCAGGATCAGATTATCGAGATCCGGGCCAAGGTTCGACATACGACTGTGCTGGTTCTCCCGAAGACTGAAAATATCCTGGACTTCGTGGTTGGCGACTCCGACTACTGGCACCTTAGCGGGGCAGCCAACCTGGCATACCTCAAACCCATCGCCACGGGTGTGCGCACCAACGTGACGCTGGTATGCGCCAGCGGTCGGATCTACACCTTTCTGGCGAGTGAAGGCGCCGAGTCCCCTCACCTCGTGGTTCGAATCGAACGGACCGGAGGTGGGTACGGCCATGCCGCCGAGTCGCCGCACAAGCCGGCATTCGTCTCGCGAAGCATGGTGGAGGGATACCAATACGCGGCACGGCAAGCAAACGAGGCCGCGCTGGCCGCCAAGAGCGATGCGGAGGCCCGGGTCAACGAGGCAAAGCAGGAGGCCGCCAAGACCATCGATCAGTTTCGCTCCAGCTATCCGGCTCGCTTGAAGTGGCCGTACCGTCTCGAAAAAAGGGCATTTGAGCGACCGTTTCTGGTCGAAGCCCTTTGGCACGACGGTCAGTTTACCTATCTGCGCTGTCAGGCGCAGGAATCCCCGGCGCTCTACGAGTTGAAGGATGGATCGCCCAACCTGGTGTCCTATGACCTCAGCCAGGATGGACTCTATGTGGTACGGCATGTCTTGGGCGACGGCTGGCTTGCCATTGGGAACAATAAGGCCAAGTGGCGGTTTGTGGATGCAGGACTACAACCCTAG
- a CDS encoding TrbI/VirB10 family protein gives MHSKPAGALPGNLMTRIGVGAIAVLCGALMLTHSFTKTNRAPAASSDAIPQPANQGVQRHLSALIDRETERQEQRLAARALDRLPWPTPASAPSDELNQSAMVPVVREAGGVLVNSDPGPSEDEIKLRESLRLEDIERRARSLRSRPLVQTYRSDRGTEEISLKPEPGSAAFQPEEASRVPSTAESELRDVVANLSAALNSSSSDTNGLSGALKRPAPSRPSVEVSKQSSADPARPSKLVQSSDPPGWERIYQGAFLEGVLLTQLSGDFPGPVLAMVSVPFYSQDRQRVLVPRGARAVGTAREVTHSDQQRLAVTFDRLFLPDGRWISLEFRGLSQVGESALKDQVDRHYVSTFAAAGAVGVLSGLTLQGSTPYGGGIQGPRAGSGQGFGLAATQILQRFLNRLPTITIRAGHRLRIWFTSDVLVPKSRPKKGRDQP, from the coding sequence ATGCACTCCAAACCGGCCGGAGCACTCCCCGGCAACCTGATGACCCGCATCGGCGTTGGAGCCATCGCCGTGCTTTGCGGGGCGCTGATGCTCACCCATTCCTTCACCAAGACGAACAGGGCTCCCGCTGCAAGTTCCGATGCGATCCCACAACCCGCAAATCAGGGCGTTCAACGACACCTCAGTGCTCTCATCGACAGAGAAACCGAACGGCAGGAGCAGCGGCTTGCCGCCCGGGCCTTGGACAGACTGCCTTGGCCAACGCCGGCGTCAGCACCCTCCGATGAACTGAATCAGTCCGCAATGGTCCCGGTTGTCCGGGAAGCTGGGGGGGTGCTTGTGAACTCGGATCCGGGACCGAGCGAGGACGAGATCAAGCTGCGTGAGAGTCTGCGTCTGGAGGATATCGAGAGGCGAGCCAGGTCTCTTCGTTCCCGACCGTTGGTCCAAACCTACCGATCCGATCGGGGTACGGAGGAGATATCCCTCAAGCCGGAGCCTGGTTCGGCTGCATTCCAGCCGGAGGAGGCTTCAAGGGTGCCCTCTACTGCGGAATCGGAACTGCGGGATGTCGTGGCCAACCTCAGTGCCGCGCTGAACTCCTCCAGCTCCGATACGAATGGGCTGTCCGGCGCCCTGAAGAGACCTGCCCCTTCACGTCCTTCCGTGGAGGTTTCCAAACAGTCCTCCGCGGACCCGGCACGCCCTTCCAAACTGGTCCAGTCCTCGGACCCGCCGGGTTGGGAGCGGATTTATCAGGGGGCCTTTCTGGAGGGCGTCCTTTTGACGCAACTTTCAGGAGACTTCCCCGGACCGGTACTGGCCATGGTATCGGTGCCGTTTTACTCTCAAGATCGCCAGCGGGTCCTGGTGCCGCGGGGAGCGCGGGCGGTCGGCACGGCGCGGGAGGTCACTCACAGCGACCAGCAACGGCTGGCCGTGACCTTCGACCGATTGTTTCTCCCCGACGGGCGATGGATATCCCTTGAATTCCGGGGACTCAGCCAAGTGGGGGAGTCGGCGCTCAAGGACCAGGTCGACCGTCACTATGTTTCGACGTTTGCGGCCGCCGGAGCCGTCGGCGTGCTGTCGGGACTCACCCTGCAGGGAAGCACTCCCTACGGCGGGGGGATCCAGGGACCTCGAGCCGGGTCGGGCCAGGGGTTTGGCTTGGCCGCAACCCAGATCCTGCAGCGCTTTCTCAATCGTCTACCCACCATAACCATCCGGGCCGGTCATCGGTTGCGAATCTGGTTCACGTCCGATGTGCTTGTGCCTAAATCAAGACCCAAGAAAGGAAGAGACCAGCCATGA
- a CDS encoding type IV secretion system protein: MLDDVVGAASPGIIQAGDELWLAIATIAVTWAGLQVAFSGSFNSWEIVKLIFVLSVPKTMLHYYSQALPHTNSTFPQIVVEQGIWLQNMFVSDIVSGMHTELNTLFTAQGNAILAAWQRIDFEDLSPSTAYAAVTQTVPSIAFVFFGLLLLALFFITYAQVLWGHLAVSISILLGPIFIPWLVFEPMAFLFWGWFRTVLVYSLYAAIAGAILRIWGGVGLGYVTTLSHSPPLDNFAAVVYWSLILLPLCAAGILAACKVGEMASLLISGAGLAGSGGVSLAVHTAGKAAMSISRAVSRR, encoded by the coding sequence GTGCTGGATGACGTTGTGGGTGCGGCTTCACCCGGCATTATCCAGGCGGGTGACGAACTGTGGCTGGCAATAGCCACCATTGCAGTGACCTGGGCAGGATTGCAGGTTGCCTTCAGCGGGTCCTTCAATTCCTGGGAGATCGTGAAGCTCATCTTCGTTCTAAGTGTTCCCAAAACCATGCTGCACTACTACAGCCAGGCTCTTCCTCACACCAACTCTACCTTTCCGCAGATCGTGGTGGAACAGGGGATCTGGCTGCAAAACATGTTTGTTTCCGACATCGTCTCCGGCATGCACACGGAACTCAACACCCTGTTTACCGCGCAGGGCAACGCTATACTGGCGGCCTGGCAGCGGATCGACTTCGAAGACCTGTCACCCTCTACGGCATATGCCGCAGTCACACAGACAGTCCCGTCGATAGCGTTCGTATTTTTCGGCCTGCTCCTGCTGGCCCTGTTCTTCATCACCTATGCCCAGGTTCTCTGGGGGCACCTGGCCGTATCCATCTCTATCCTGCTCGGCCCCATCTTCATCCCCTGGCTGGTATTCGAGCCAATGGCCTTTCTGTTCTGGGGTTGGTTTCGGACGGTGCTTGTCTATTCTCTCTACGCTGCAATCGCCGGAGCCATCCTCCGCATATGGGGCGGCGTGGGATTGGGTTACGTCACCACGTTGAGTCATTCGCCGCCCCTGGACAACTTTGCCGCGGTCGTTTACTGGTCGCTGATTCTCCTTCCTCTCTGCGCGGCGGGAATCCTGGCGGCCTGCAAAGTGGGAGAGATGGCTTCGCTACTGATTTCAGGAGCCGGCTTGGCTGGATCCGGCGGTGTTTCCTTGGCTGTCCATACGGCTGGTAAAGCTGCCATGAGTATATCGAGAGCTGTTTCCAGGCGATGA
- a CDS encoding VirB8/TrbF family protein: MSTKDTDREYAEIWGETLNSNRHLRLLSMGLGGLTLLLAVVVVRLGFQEMPRPIVVRVDEVGRAEALQYKAVEAKSDPLDPTTKYFLNRFIHDHYSRRAATVQERWTRSLRFLTTDLANAAFQDENRKIALVAARVAREETKVENIVLRIHANRSPPHGATADFEMVRIRQEKEVGRDKWSLSLQFSYITRIPPDLMVHNPMGIVITYLQTDRALVSE; encoded by the coding sequence ATGTCCACAAAAGACACAGACCGTGAATACGCCGAAATCTGGGGTGAAACCCTCAACTCCAATCGTCACCTCCGCCTTCTCTCCATGGGGCTTGGCGGACTTACCCTCTTGTTGGCAGTCGTAGTAGTGCGCCTCGGTTTTCAGGAGATGCCCCGCCCGATCGTGGTACGTGTGGACGAGGTGGGTCGGGCCGAAGCCCTACAATACAAGGCCGTCGAAGCCAAATCCGACCCCCTCGATCCCACCACCAAGTACTTTTTGAATCGCTTCATCCACGACCATTACTCTCGTCGGGCCGCCACGGTACAAGAACGCTGGACCCGCAGTCTGCGCTTTCTCACCACCGACTTGGCCAATGCCGCATTCCAGGACGAAAACAGGAAAATTGCCCTGGTGGCGGCTCGAGTGGCTCGGGAGGAGACCAAAGTCGAGAACATCGTGTTGCGTATCCATGCCAATCGGTCGCCGCCCCATGGAGCGACCGCCGACTTTGAAATGGTGCGCATCCGGCAGGAGAAAGAAGTAGGGCGGGATAAGTGGTCTCTTTCCCTGCAGTTTTCCTATATCACCCGAATCCCTCCTGATTTGATGGTTCACAATCCGATGGGTATCGTCATCACCTACCTGCAGACGGATCGGGCTCTGGTATCGGAATAA
- a CDS encoding ATPase, T2SS/T4P/T4SS family: protein MSASGIEMLKPLLPGLERVLEDQQVSEIMINGPDNVWIEKNGKLDPLSAPDLDSKALGRAAIHIARPLGLDPVHSPLVDARLDDGSRVAICMPPASPMVAITVRRFGGRSFSTDDLVRQGVLAKEILNAAADTLRKGQNILVSGGTGSGKTTLLNALIELLPETERIITIEDVLELNIKRGNCLRFEARGLKDTVTIRNLVRHALRHRPDHIVMGEVRGGEAADLLQALNTGHGGSLTTIHANSAQTALARLASCAAQASSRLPWSVTCRSIVDGVRMVVQMTRRRGLRFAEEALFVEGYDAATDCWDVETIWRGQSLAVRNAG from the coding sequence ATGAGTGCCAGTGGAATCGAGATGCTCAAGCCCTTGTTGCCGGGACTGGAGAGGGTGCTTGAAGATCAACAAGTGAGCGAAATCATGATTAACGGGCCGGACAACGTCTGGATCGAGAAGAACGGGAAACTGGATCCCTTGTCAGCGCCGGATCTCGACTCCAAGGCTTTGGGGCGTGCCGCCATCCATATTGCTCGCCCCCTGGGCCTGGATCCTGTGCACTCGCCCCTGGTGGATGCCCGTCTGGACGACGGCTCCCGTGTGGCAATCTGCATGCCGCCGGCCAGTCCGATGGTGGCGATCACGGTAAGACGCTTCGGGGGCCGGTCTTTCTCGACGGACGACTTGGTGCGCCAAGGTGTATTGGCGAAAGAGATCCTGAATGCAGCCGCAGACACGCTGCGGAAAGGCCAGAACATCCTTGTTTCAGGAGGAACCGGGAGCGGAAAAACGACCCTGCTCAATGCACTGATCGAATTGTTGCCCGAGACGGAACGCATTATTACCATCGAAGATGTGCTGGAATTGAACATTAAACGCGGCAACTGCCTCCGATTCGAGGCTCGTGGACTCAAGGACACGGTGACCATTCGAAACCTGGTGCGACATGCGTTGCGCCACCGTCCGGATCATATCGTCATGGGTGAGGTTCGCGGTGGCGAAGCCGCGGACCTGCTGCAAGCCCTCAATACCGGCCACGGTGGCTCGTTGACAACTATCCATGCCAATAGCGCTCAAACGGCCTTGGCGAGGCTTGCCAGTTGCGCCGCCCAGGCAAGCAGTCGGCTTCCCTGGAGCGTGACCTGTCGTAGCATCGTTGACGGCGTGCGCATGGTGGTGCAAATGACGCGGCGGCGCGGCTTGCGGTTTGCGGAAGAGGCACTCTTTGTAGAGGGTTACGATGCTGCTACCGACTGCTGGGACGTGGAGACCATTTGGAGAGGACAGTCGCTGGCAGTCAGAAATGCGGGCTAG
- a CDS encoding cytochrome P450 → MARDWQSLNEYRLFCRGRLADPYPLYHQLRAEDPVHWSEQANSWILTRYDDVRFALQHDPRLTAERLSLLLAQLPREVQAEVEPLRRLLSTWMQYYDPPDHTRLRSLVNRAFTPGTIERLRPRIEAIAEELLQPARARGRLEVISEFAYPLPAIVIAELLGVPPEDRDRFKRWADDLTVFMEGVSADYPAIARRTNRSVLELTDYLGGLFEQRRRQPRADLISDLIAVEAEGDRLSQAELFGICSFLLEAGHETTTGLVGNGLLALLRHPDQLRKLQQNPASIAPAVEECLRYDGPIQRISRVVTTDFELRGQRLRRGQRIWAMQGAANRDPRQFPQPDRFDILRRNNSHVAFGYGVHHCLGAPLARIEGQIAFQALLRLPELQMENQVPEWQEGVSLRTPKSLPVRFRVG, encoded by the coding sequence ATGGCAAGGGACTGGCAGTCACTGAACGAATACAGGCTCTTCTGCCGGGGCAGGCTGGCCGACCCCTACCCCCTCTACCACCAACTGCGCGCGGAAGACCCGGTCCACTGGAGCGAGCAGGCCAACAGTTGGATCCTGACCCGCTACGACGACGTGCGCTTCGCCCTGCAGCACGACCCGCGCCTCACGGCGGAGCGGCTCAGCCTGCTGCTGGCCCAGCTCCCCCGGGAAGTTCAGGCGGAAGTGGAGCCCCTGCGGCGGCTCCTCTCCACCTGGATGCAGTACTACGATCCCCCCGACCACACCCGACTGCGCTCCCTGGTGAACCGGGCCTTCACGCCGGGAACCATAGAGCGCCTCCGGCCCCGGATCGAGGCCATTGCCGAGGAGCTGCTCCAGCCGGCGCGAGCCAGGGGACGCCTGGAGGTGATCTCCGAATTCGCCTACCCGCTTCCGGCCATCGTGATTGCCGAGCTGCTGGGCGTGCCCCCCGAGGACCGGGACCGGTTCAAGCGTTGGGCCGACGACCTGACCGTCTTCATGGAAGGGGTGAGCGCCGACTACCCCGCCATAGCCCGCCGCACCAACCGAAGCGTCCTGGAGCTGACCGATTACCTGGGCGGGCTGTTCGAACAACGCCGGCGACAGCCGCGCGCCGACCTGATCAGCGACCTGATCGCGGTCGAGGCCGAGGGGGACCGGCTCAGCCAGGCCGAGCTGTTCGGCATCTGCTCCTTCCTGCTGGAGGCGGGCCACGAGACCACCACCGGCCTGGTCGGCAATGGCCTGCTGGCCCTGCTGCGGCACCCCGACCAACTGCGCAAGCTGCAACAGAACCCGGCCTCGATCGCCCCCGCCGTGGAGGAATGCCTGCGCTACGACGGCCCCATACAACGCATTTCCCGGGTGGTGACAACCGACTTCGAACTGCGAGGCCAAAGGCTGCGCCGGGGCCAGCGCATCTGGGCCATGCAGGGAGCCGCCAACCGCGACCCGCGGCAGTTCCCCCAACCCGACCGCTTCGACATCCTCCGCCGCAACAACAGCCACGTGGCCTTCGGCTACGGCGTCCACCACTGCCTGGGGGCGCCCCTGGCGCGCATCGAGGGACAAATCGCCTTCCAGGCCCTGCTGCGGCTGCCGGAACTGCAAATGGAAAACCAGGTCCCGGAGTGGCAGGAGGGCGTCTCGCTGCGCACTCCGAAGTCGCTGCCGGTAAGGTTCAGAGTGGGTTGA
- a CDS encoding Nramp family divalent metal transporter, producing MPHPESEAPTGASPPPGQAAPEEPRITDPPEALWSRNPLAWFRFFGPGAIVASVTVGSGEIVFPSRGGALFGYQLLWIYPAVALLKWGMAYASMRHMILSGAHPFQRWTHLPGPRGWLPLSIVAVAVLCLPLWYSWLSGILGTHSAQVSGYADHCFWATLWVLVALALLWRGGYHFLERAQLLILAIMLLAVFVAVFYIRPDWLAALKGFLIPHALQYPEWAFQVVPKLSQRSEWVEVLVYVAVIGGGTEDYLAYVAFLREKRWGRSHLPAVAGDQLREVAARGNHPGRIWIRAALIDTVTSFVCVVLIAVAFTLMGALILQPQRLVPDGLELVSYQAAFLTGLAGWLKPLYDLAIFLAFFGILLGGPEMAYRLWSSYLDSLPALRRRINHRLLRAAAYGWTLLPALIILWTLRWLQQTGAVEPGFDLLDIVTPAGIFTSFAASFFCFANIWADRRFLSRPLRAPAFLQAINLAAGSAFLFTAIRAMASYQGVWGYGFLILLLSGCMLAAWRMRFLYEESPA from the coding sequence ATGCCTCATCCGGAATCTGAAGCACCCACCGGCGCCAGCCCGCCCCCGGGTCAAGCAGCCCCGGAAGAGCCGCGCATCACCGATCCTCCGGAGGCGCTGTGGTCGCGCAACCCCCTGGCCTGGTTTCGTTTCTTCGGCCCGGGCGCCATCGTGGCCTCGGTGACGGTGGGCAGCGGAGAGATCGTCTTCCCCTCCCGGGGGGGCGCCCTCTTCGGCTACCAACTGCTGTGGATCTACCCGGCGGTAGCCCTGCTGAAGTGGGGCATGGCCTATGCCAGCATGCGCCACATGATCCTCAGCGGCGCCCATCCCTTTCAGCGCTGGACCCACCTGCCCGGCCCGCGCGGCTGGCTCCCCCTGTCCATCGTGGCGGTGGCCGTCCTCTGCCTGCCGCTCTGGTACTCCTGGCTGTCGGGGATTCTGGGAACCCACAGCGCCCAGGTCTCGGGGTATGCCGACCACTGCTTCTGGGCCACCCTCTGGGTGCTGGTGGCCCTCGCCCTCCTCTGGCGGGGCGGCTACCACTTTCTGGAAAGGGCCCAGCTCCTCATCCTGGCCATCATGCTGCTGGCGGTCTTCGTGGCCGTATTCTACATCCGTCCCGACTGGCTGGCCGCCCTCAAGGGATTCCTGATACCCCATGCGCTGCAGTACCCCGAGTGGGCCTTCCAGGTGGTTCCCAAGCTGAGCCAGCGCTCCGAATGGGTGGAAGTCCTGGTCTACGTGGCCGTCATCGGCGGGGGCACCGAGGACTACCTCGCCTACGTGGCCTTCCTGCGGGAAAAACGCTGGGGGCGCAGCCACCTGCCGGCCGTGGCGGGAGACCAGCTTCGCGAGGTGGCCGCCCGCGGAAACCACCCGGGCCGGATCTGGATCCGGGCGGCACTGATCGACACGGTCACCAGCTTCGTCTGCGTGGTCCTGATCGCGGTGGCCTTCACGCTGATGGGAGCGCTTATCCTGCAGCCGCAGCGATTGGTCCCGGACGGACTGGAGCTTGTCAGCTACCAGGCGGCCTTCCTGACCGGCCTGGCCGGCTGGCTCAAGCCTCTCTACGACCTGGCCATCTTCCTGGCCTTCTTCGGCATTCTGCTGGGCGGACCGGAGATGGCCTACCGGCTCTGGTCCTCCTACCTGGACAGCCTGCCCGCCCTGCGCCGGCGGATCAACCACCGGCTGCTGCGGGCGGCCGCCTACGGCTGGACGCTCCTACCGGCCCTGATCATTCTCTGGACCCTCCGCTGGCTGCAGCAGACCGGGGCGGTGGAGCCGGGTTTCGACCTGCTGGACATCGTCACCCCGGCAGGTATCTTCACCAGCTTCGCGGCCAGCTTCTTCTGCTTCGCCAACATCTGGGCCGACCGCAGGTTTCTGTCCCGACCCCTGCGTGCACCTGCTTTCCTCCAGGCCATCAACCTGGCGGCCGGCAGCGCCTTCCTCTTCACCGCCATCAGGGCCATGGCAAGCTACCAGGGGGTGTGGGGCTACGGGTTCCTCATCCTCCTGCTGTCCGGCTGCATGCTGGCGGCCTGGAGAATGCGGTTTCTGTATGAGGAGAGCCCGGCTTGA